In the genome of Lysobacter sp. BMK333-48F3, the window TGTGGCCGATCGGTTTGACCAGCAGGCCCTGCGATTGGCGGATGCCCATGGTGATCATCAGCATCGCCGTGGCGGCGAGCAGCAACGGCCAGTAGGACGCGGGTTTGGCGGAGGACGTGGGAGGCATGAGGGCGCTCGGCTACGAACGGCGGGGAAGGGGGCTGGCGGCGGTTCGGGCGTTCGCGCAGCGGGAAGCGATGTCGCGGTGAAGCCCTGGATCCCCGCCTGCGCGGGGATGGCGGTAGGGCAGAGACGCTGGCGTGGTGTGGTCGGTCGCTACGAGTCGTTGCGCCTGCAAGGTCGGGCGGCTCCCGCGGAATCGACTCCGGCGAAATTGGATTGCGCTTCCGCTTCGGCGCAGCCGGGCATCCACGAACTTCGGAGCCACGTCGCGATGAAGCCCTGGATCCCCGCTTTCGCGAGGACGACAGCGAGTGGCTAGCGTCCAAGTTGCGGCCTCGGCAGCGTTCATGCGCCATCGCCCTGCAACTGCGCGATCGCGCGGTCCAGTTGCGCGTGCAGGGCGGCGACGCCGTCGGCGCCGAGGCCGCGGTCGATTTCGTCCTGGGCCATGCGCCACAGCGGCTGCGCGCGTTCGATCGTGCGGCGGCCGGACGCGGTCAGGCGCAGGCGGCGTTGGCGCGCGTCCTCGCCCGGCACCGATTCGATCCAGCCGGCCTCGACCAGCGGCTTGAGGTCGCGGCTGAGGGTGCTGCGGTCCATGCCCAGTTCGCGGGCGATCTCGCCGAGCGGGCGGCCCTGGCCGCCGGTGCGGCGCAGGATCGAGTACTGGTTGAGGTTGAGGCCGGCCGGCGCCAGTGCCTGGTCGTAGCGCTGGCTCATC includes:
- a CDS encoding MarR family winged helix-turn-helix transcriptional regulator, with translation MIAPPATPSVCTCFRMRKLSRLMSQRYDQALAPAGLNLNQYSILRRTGGQGRPLGEIARELGMDRSTLSRDLKPLVEAGWIESVPGEDARQRRLRLTASGRRTIERAQPLWRMAQDEIDRGLGADGVAALHAQLDRAIAQLQGDGA